The Pseudomonas fluorescens genome includes a window with the following:
- a CDS encoding GNAT family N-acetyltransferase/peptidase C39 family protein, with the protein MNLVFRKATHDDLKSLLELENQCFTHDRLTPRSFQWMIGRAHASLIVAQAESQLMGYCLVLFHRGTSLARLYSIAIATHSRGLGLGKQLLDQAEECARANDCAYLRLEVRPDNPVAISLYERNGYRRFAVVNDYYEDHLHALRLEKRVVQHRENRELQVPYYQQTTEFTCGPACLLMAMKALQPDRLIGRRDELQIWREATTVFMTSGHGGCSPQGLALAAWRRGFRVRLQVSIAGPLFLDGVRDEHKKEVMRLVHEAFCSELAQSDVEQVSSNQLDLALALKEGGQPLVLISSYRLTRSKAPHWVIVTDYDEDFVYLHDPDIDHSQHRQVLDCQHLPVSHKAFDKMCVFGGNKLRASVTIYPRQSMPKV; encoded by the coding sequence ATGAATCTGGTATTTCGCAAGGCGACACACGATGACCTGAAGTCTCTGCTGGAATTGGAAAACCAGTGCTTTACTCATGACCGGCTCACGCCGCGCAGTTTCCAGTGGATGATCGGTCGAGCCCATGCCAGCCTGATCGTCGCGCAGGCCGAGAGCCAATTGATGGGCTACTGTCTGGTCTTGTTCCACCGGGGCACCTCGCTGGCGCGTCTGTACTCCATCGCCATTGCCACCCATAGTCGTGGCCTGGGCTTGGGGAAACAGCTACTGGATCAGGCGGAAGAGTGCGCACGCGCGAACGACTGCGCCTACCTGCGACTGGAAGTCCGACCGGATAACCCGGTTGCCATCAGTCTTTATGAGCGCAATGGGTACCGGCGCTTCGCTGTGGTAAACGACTACTACGAAGACCATTTGCATGCGCTGCGCTTGGAAAAGCGTGTTGTGCAGCATCGGGAAAACCGTGAGCTCCAGGTACCTTACTACCAACAGACCACTGAGTTTACCTGCGGTCCGGCTTGCCTCTTGATGGCCATGAAGGCATTGCAACCCGATCGTTTAATCGGGCGTAGGGACGAACTGCAGATCTGGCGTGAAGCCACCACGGTGTTCATGACTTCAGGGCACGGTGGTTGCAGTCCCCAAGGGTTGGCACTCGCGGCCTGGCGCCGGGGGTTTCGAGTACGCTTGCAGGTGAGTATCGCAGGTCCGCTATTTCTCGACGGCGTGCGCGACGAGCATAAAAAAGAAGTAATGCGCCTGGTACACGAAGCGTTCTGCAGTGAACTGGCGCAGAGTGACGTGGAGCAGGTGAGCAGCAACCAACTGGACCTGGCCCTCGCACTGAAGGAGGGCGGTCAACCCCTGGTGTTGATCAGCAGCTACCGACTGACGCGCTCAAAAGCCCCACACTGGGTCATTGTCACTGATTACGATGAGGACTTCGTCTACCTGCATGATCCAGACATTGATCATAGTCAACACCGTCAGGTACTTGATTGCCAGCATCTTCCCGTCAGCCACAAGGCGTTCGATAAAATGTGTGTTTTCGGCGGCAATAAGCTACGCGCCTCCGTGACGATTTACCCTCGCCAATCTATGCCCAAGGTATGA
- a CDS encoding magnesium transporter CorA family protein: MIKSFLLAKGALVPVEQLNADVMLFSNPDAAERDLLRSEFKLDDHALASALDPDEVSRIEFHPDNLFLIWKRPESYSGGNSLAFEVSSFGLLFSRTRLLIIATDDSQLSGLGQRHPLHTTQDVLLDILFNNLHHYLGHLKVIKMVARELQQKFNASMENRHLVQMFNLSESLIYYINAIHSNGAVLTRLRNHAEKEHFSAEAIALIDDLIIENTQCNKQAEIYSRVFAGLIDARGNLMNNTMNNLLRKLTLINVVFLPLNLIASIGGMSEFSMMTSAVPWWVAYPLFLTGMVVAGGLMVIALKRLTRGSSSINGPH; the protein is encoded by the coding sequence GTGATCAAGAGTTTCCTGCTCGCCAAAGGGGCGCTGGTACCGGTTGAACAGCTCAATGCTGATGTGATGTTGTTCAGTAATCCCGATGCGGCAGAACGGGATCTGTTGCGCAGCGAGTTCAAACTGGACGATCACGCGCTGGCTTCGGCACTGGATCCGGACGAAGTCTCACGCATCGAATTCCATCCGGATAACCTGTTCTTGATCTGGAAGCGTCCGGAAAGTTACTCGGGCGGAAATAGCCTGGCCTTTGAGGTCTCGTCGTTCGGCTTGCTCTTCTCTAGAACACGCTTGCTGATAATCGCGACTGACGACTCCCAGTTGAGTGGATTGGGGCAGCGGCACCCCTTGCACACAACGCAAGATGTGCTGCTGGATATACTGTTCAACAACCTCCACCACTATCTGGGCCACCTCAAGGTCATCAAGATGGTGGCTCGCGAGCTGCAGCAGAAGTTCAACGCCTCGATGGAGAATCGACATCTGGTCCAGATGTTTAACCTCAGCGAAAGCCTGATCTACTACATCAATGCGATTCACAGCAATGGCGCTGTCCTGACTCGGCTGCGCAACCATGCGGAAAAAGAGCACTTCAGCGCCGAGGCGATTGCGCTTATCGACGATTTGATCATTGAAAATACCCAGTGCAACAAACAGGCGGAAATCTACTCCAGGGTGTTTGCCGGCTTGATCGACGCACGCGGCAATTTGATGAACAACACCATGAACAACCTGTTACGCAAACTGACGCTGATCAATGTGGTTTTCCTGCCTCTCAACCTGATCGCCAGCATTGGTGGCATGTCCGAGTTCAGCATGATGACCTCAGCCGTTCCCTGGTGGGTTGCCTATCCGCTTTTTCTCACTGGAATGGTAGTAGCCGGGGGCCTGATGGTTATCGCGCTCAAGCGTCTGACGCGTGGTTCATCCAGCATAAATGGCCCGCATTGA
- a CDS encoding response regulator, with the protein MSKTILIVDDSASIRQVVSITLKGAGYEVIEGVDGRDALTKLDGRKIHLIVSDVNMPNMDGLSFIKAAKQLPAYKFTPVIMLTTETGEAMKQQGQAVGAKAWMVKPFQPAQMLGAVSKLIMP; encoded by the coding sequence ATGAGCAAAACCATCCTGATTGTCGATGACTCTGCTTCCATTCGCCAAGTGGTGAGCATCACCTTGAAGGGCGCCGGATACGAGGTCATCGAAGGTGTTGACGGTCGTGACGCCCTGACCAAGCTCGACGGACGCAAGATCCACCTGATTGTAAGTGACGTGAACATGCCGAACATGGACGGCCTGAGCTTCATCAAGGCCGCTAAACAACTGCCGGCCTACAAGTTCACGCCCGTGATCATGCTGACCACCGAAACCGGAGAGGCCATGAAGCAACAGGGCCAGGCCGTCGGTGCCAAGGCTTGGATGGTCAAGCCCTTCCAACCGGCGCAGATGCTCGGTGCCGTCTCCAAACTGATCATGCCGTAG
- a CDS encoding chemotaxis protein CheA, with protein MNLDDVLRTFIAESQELLLLMEEALLQIEQAPDDVDTINALFRVAHTIKGSAGLFGFTPIVAFTHVAESVLDRVRGHELRVDESLSALFLEVRDHLCTLIELLASHGDLQGMTAEHELLGAALVERLNRYLEPSPEPVQSLATFEPLQSTCIMHWHISLRLCPDVLRNGMDPLSLLRYLNSFGQISAVVCITEGMPDISAMDPETCYLGFELGFVSDADQATIEGAFDFVREGSQICVLPCNGDLTGLRALIGRLDAEPDAMVEAFIACGSVTREAWLASPSSGESTAIAVAPVAPDQAAREDVTKSRGAKEARPAEGNLIRVDAGKLDQLINLVGELIIAGAGANLGAIQSGIGELIEATSSLSRLVEEVRDCALTLRMVQIGGTFNRFQRVVRDVSKELGKDIALQVLGAETELDKTVVERIGDPLTHLVRNAMDHGIESSQLRRDRGKPEQGTVRLNAYHEANSIVIEVSDDGGGLNKQRILAKAMERGLVAEGQSLADGDILNLIFEPGFSTADQVSNLSGRGVGMDVVKRNIVALRGSVNLESEEGVGTTVRIRLPLTLAIIDGFLIGVGNASYVVPLDLVEECIELSTDDGSSQDFLDLRGSVLPVLRLREMFAIDEPNHGRENIVVVHYAGMRVGLVVDQLLGEFQTVIKPLGKIFGTAHGLGGFTILGNGAVALILDIPKLLGQVASRQKHGMTLSPELTQ; from the coding sequence ATGAATCTGGACGACGTGCTACGAACGTTCATCGCTGAAAGCCAGGAGCTTTTGCTCCTGATGGAGGAGGCGTTGCTGCAGATCGAACAGGCGCCGGATGATGTCGACACCATCAACGCCCTGTTTCGCGTCGCCCATACCATCAAAGGTTCTGCCGGCCTGTTTGGCTTCACGCCGATCGTTGCCTTTACCCATGTGGCAGAAAGCGTGCTGGATCGGGTCCGTGGACATGAACTGCGGGTGGACGAATCGCTGAGTGCCTTGTTCCTGGAAGTGCGGGACCACTTGTGCACGCTGATTGAATTGCTGGCCAGCCACGGTGACCTGCAAGGCATGACCGCAGAGCACGAGCTACTGGGAGCGGCATTGGTCGAGCGTCTCAACCGCTACCTGGAACCCAGTCCAGAACCGGTGCAGTCCCTGGCAACGTTCGAACCGCTGCAATCGACTTGCATCATGCATTGGCATATCTCCCTTCGCCTGTGTCCCGACGTTTTGCGCAACGGTATGGACCCGCTGTCGTTGTTGCGTTACCTCAACAGTTTCGGCCAGATCAGCGCGGTCGTGTGCATCACCGAGGGCATGCCGGATATCTCGGCGATGGATCCGGAAACGTGTTACCTGGGATTTGAGCTGGGGTTTGTCAGTGACGCCGACCAGGCCACCATTGAAGGGGCCTTCGACTTCGTTCGTGAGGGCAGTCAGATCTGCGTGTTGCCGTGCAACGGTGACCTGACCGGCTTGCGGGCTTTGATCGGTCGTCTCGACGCCGAGCCCGATGCCATGGTCGAGGCCTTCATCGCCTGTGGTTCCGTCACCCGTGAGGCCTGGCTGGCCAGTCCTTCTTCTGGCGAGTCGACAGCCATTGCGGTTGCCCCCGTGGCACCAGACCAGGCAGCCCGCGAGGACGTCACCAAGAGTCGGGGGGCAAAAGAGGCCCGTCCGGCCGAAGGTAATCTGATTCGGGTCGATGCCGGAAAACTGGATCAATTGATCAACCTGGTGGGCGAGCTGATCATCGCCGGCGCAGGCGCCAATCTGGGGGCCATCCAAAGCGGCATTGGCGAGTTGATTGAAGCGACCAGCTCGCTCTCGCGTCTTGTCGAGGAGGTGCGCGACTGCGCCCTGACCCTGCGGATGGTGCAGATCGGCGGCACATTCAACCGCTTCCAGCGGGTGGTGCGCGATGTCTCCAAGGAACTGGGCAAGGACATCGCCTTGCAAGTACTCGGCGCCGAGACCGAGCTGGACAAAACGGTAGTCGAACGCATTGGTGATCCCCTGACCCACCTGGTGCGCAACGCCATGGACCACGGCATCGAATCTTCCCAATTGCGCCGAGACCGTGGCAAGCCGGAGCAGGGCACGGTTCGCCTCAACGCTTATCACGAGGCCAACAGCATCGTCATTGAAGTCAGCGACGACGGTGGTGGCCTGAACAAGCAACGCATCCTGGCCAAGGCGATGGAACGCGGTCTCGTCGCCGAAGGGCAATCGCTGGCCGATGGCGACATTCTCAATCTGATTTTCGAGCCAGGCTTCTCCACTGCCGACCAGGTCAGCAACCTGTCCGGACGCGGCGTGGGGATGGATGTCGTCAAACGGAACATCGTCGCCCTGCGCGGCTCGGTCAATCTGGAAAGCGAAGAGGGCGTAGGCACCACGGTGCGTATCCGCCTGCCGCTGACCCTGGCCATCATCGATGGCTTTCTGATCGGGGTAGGCAATGCCTCTTATGTCGTGCCGCTGGACCTGGTCGAGGAGTGCATCGAGCTGTCGACCGACGACGGCAGCAGTCAGGACTTCCTGGACTTGCGAGGCTCGGTTCTTCCAGTCCTGCGCCTGCGCGAGATGTTTGCCATCGACGAGCCTAACCATGGCCGTGAAAACATCGTGGTCGTGCATTACGCGGGGATGCGGGTGGGCCTGGTCGTCGATCAATTGCTGGGAGAGTTCCAGACGGTGATCAAGCCGCTGGGCAAGATTTTCGGTACGGCCCATGGATTGGGCGGCTTCACCATCCTGGGGAACGGAGCAGTAGCGTTGATCCTGGATATTCCCAAACTACTCGGGCAAGTCGCCAGCCGGCAGAAACACGGTATGACCCTCAGCCCTGAATTGACTCAATAG
- a CDS encoding RimK family protein yields the protein MSAAQGDLREVSEQNRLAAISNFTYLSSAPRRQSQVVIIVERKEDWASYFPSDDVMSAQEYLEQPLESEAGKRVQVINLCRSYKYLGHGYYCSLLAEARGHKVIPSVRTISELTRKSLYSLALDDLDKALDKALNNHLYSNTEGFTLTLYFGKTNLEPLQELARQIFEIFPCPILLVEFRKSNSWHIEGIKPGVLQKLREDQEDQFANSLDSFSRKIWRVPRSPRMARYDLAILHDPQESLPPSNAKALENFIRVGKGLGIDVDLIEKKDYSRIAEYDALLIRETTSVDNHTYRFAKKAESEGLVVMDDPASILRCTNKVYLTDLLKSHQLGMPATEILYKERPEDFERVGERLGFPLVLKIPDGCFSRGVIKVESQQALLDATSELFEHSVLLLAQEFFYTEYDWRIGVLNRKPIFACQYFMSKGHWQIYNHKAKGQDINGECRTLAVHEAPRAVVELAVKTANLIGDGLYGVDLKQSGDKVVVIEVNDNPNMDAGIEDAYLQDDLYSLVLEEFIRRLELKRRGQAW from the coding sequence ATGTCAGCGGCACAGGGTGATTTGCGTGAAGTATCAGAGCAAAATCGGCTAGCGGCAATATCAAACTTTACTTATTTATCGAGTGCGCCCAGGCGGCAAAGCCAAGTCGTTATTATTGTTGAGCGAAAAGAAGACTGGGCCTCTTATTTTCCATCAGACGATGTGATGAGTGCCCAGGAATATCTCGAGCAACCCCTTGAAAGCGAGGCTGGCAAGCGTGTTCAGGTTATTAATCTGTGTCGGAGCTACAAGTACCTAGGACACGGGTATTACTGTTCATTGCTGGCAGAAGCACGCGGCCATAAAGTTATTCCGTCTGTACGGACCATCAGCGAGTTGACCCGAAAGTCACTGTACAGCCTTGCGCTGGATGACTTGGACAAGGCGCTGGACAAAGCACTGAACAACCACCTTTATAGTAATACCGAAGGATTCACGCTCACTCTTTACTTTGGTAAAACCAACCTTGAGCCCTTGCAGGAACTGGCCCGGCAAATTTTCGAAATATTCCCATGTCCGATCCTCTTGGTGGAGTTCCGTAAAAGCAATAGTTGGCACATTGAGGGAATAAAGCCTGGCGTCTTGCAAAAGCTACGCGAAGACCAAGAGGATCAATTTGCCAACTCGCTGGACAGTTTCAGCCGCAAGATCTGGCGAGTACCGCGGTCACCCCGCATGGCCCGTTACGACCTGGCCATATTGCATGACCCACAAGAATCGCTGCCGCCTTCCAATGCCAAGGCACTGGAAAACTTTATCAGGGTGGGCAAAGGTCTGGGCATTGATGTCGATCTGATCGAAAAGAAAGACTACTCACGAATAGCCGAATATGACGCCCTGCTGATTCGCGAAACCACCAGCGTGGATAACCACACCTATCGCTTCGCCAAGAAGGCGGAAAGCGAAGGCCTGGTGGTGATGGACGATCCCGCTTCAATCCTGCGCTGTACCAACAAGGTGTACCTGACTGATCTGCTCAAAAGCCATCAATTGGGTATGCCGGCAACCGAGATTCTCTACAAGGAGCGACCGGAAGACTTCGAGCGAGTCGGTGAACGCCTGGGTTTTCCATTAGTGCTGAAGATTCCCGATGGTTGTTTTTCCCGCGGCGTAATCAAGGTCGAAAGCCAACAGGCGCTGCTGGATGCCACCTCTGAGCTCTTTGAGCACTCGGTATTGCTACTGGCTCAGGAGTTCTTCTACACCGAGTACGATTGGCGCATCGGCGTACTCAACCGCAAACCGATTTTCGCCTGCCAGTACTTCATGTCCAAAGGTCACTGGCAAATCTACAACCACAAGGCCAAGGGCCAGGACATTAATGGGGAATGCCGCACCTTGGCGGTTCACGAAGCACCGCGGGCGGTGGTGGAGCTGGCGGTGAAGACCGCGAATCTCATTGGCGATGGTTTGTACGGGGTCGACCTGAAACAGTCGGGGGATAAGGTGGTGGTCATCGAGGTTAACGACAACCCGAACATGGACGCGGGCATCGAAGACGCATACTTGCAGGACGACCTGTATTCCTTGGTTCTGGAAGAGTTCATTCGCCGCCTTGAGCTGAAACGTCGCGGTCAGGCCTGGTGA
- a CDS encoding STAS domain-containing protein, which produces MTNTTACLRRILVLEGPLTIYTAAERKDLLLELFPLAQEVEMDLGGVDEMDTAGLQLLVLIKQESLRHGSNLLLSNHSTAVLDALDMSGLHSFFDQSAPALQQRG; this is translated from the coding sequence ATGACAAACACCACGGCTTGTCTGCGTCGGATTCTGGTTCTCGAAGGGCCGCTGACCATTTACACCGCAGCCGAACGCAAAGACCTGTTGCTGGAGCTGTTTCCGTTGGCTCAGGAAGTCGAAATGGATCTGGGCGGCGTGGACGAAATGGATACCGCCGGGCTCCAGTTGTTGGTGCTGATCAAGCAGGAGTCGCTGCGCCATGGTTCCAATCTGCTGCTGAGCAACCACAGTACGGCGGTGCTTGATGCACTGGACATGAGTGGGTTACACAGCTTTTTCGATCAGTCGGCTCCGGCCCTTCAGCAGAGAGGTTGA
- a CDS encoding potassium transporter Kup, producing MSEAAIPAHEDSHTKTSGVGLLVAAVGVVYGDIGTSPLYTLKEVFAGHYGVQANQDGVLGILSLIFWSLIWVVSIKYVLFILRANNQGEGGIMALTALARRAAAPFPKMSRVLVLLGLFGAALFYGDSMITPAISVLSAVEGLQLAFDGIEQWVVPLSVVILVALFLIQKHGTARIGILFGPVMVLWFMVLGALGIYGILQRPEVLQALNPAWAVQFFVVHPGIGVAILGAVVLALTGAEALYADMGHFGRKPIARAWFILVLPGLVLNYFGQGALILGNPETVRNPFYLLAPEWALLPMVALSTLATIIASQAVISGAFSLTRQAIQLGYVPRMFIQHTSSQEQGQIYIGTVNWALMVGVVLLVIGFESSSALAAAYGVAVTGTMLITTVLSSAVVLLLWKTPRWLAVPMLLGFLLVDGLYFAANAPKIFQGGAFPVIAGISLFILMTTWKRGRKIIVERLDETALPLPLFIGSIRTQPPHRVQGTAVFLTARTDAVPHALLHNLLHNQVLHEQVVLLTVVSEDSPRVSADRRFEIEAYGEGFFRVSLHFGFIEEPDVPLALSLCHLAELDFSPMRTTYFLSRETVIPTKRIGMARWRETLFAFLLKNANSNLKYFKLPLNRVIELGTQVEM from the coding sequence TTGAGCGAAGCAGCGATTCCCGCCCATGAAGACTCCCATACCAAAACATCAGGAGTGGGCTTGCTCGTCGCCGCGGTGGGCGTGGTTTATGGGGACATTGGCACCAGCCCGCTTTACACACTCAAAGAAGTGTTCGCCGGTCACTACGGCGTCCAGGCCAACCAGGACGGTGTACTGGGTATTCTGTCGTTGATCTTCTGGTCACTGATCTGGGTCGTCTCGATCAAGTACGTGCTGTTCATCCTTCGCGCCAACAACCAGGGCGAGGGGGGCATCATGGCCTTGACCGCATTGGCACGTCGGGCTGCGGCACCGTTTCCCAAAATGAGCAGGGTCCTGGTATTGCTCGGGCTGTTCGGCGCGGCACTGTTTTACGGGGACAGCATGATCACCCCGGCCATCTCGGTGCTCTCGGCGGTCGAAGGGCTGCAGCTTGCGTTCGATGGAATCGAACAGTGGGTCGTTCCGCTGTCCGTGGTCATCCTGGTAGCGCTGTTCCTGATCCAAAAACATGGCACGGCGCGTATCGGCATCCTGTTCGGCCCGGTCATGGTGCTGTGGTTCATGGTGCTGGGTGCGCTCGGCATTTACGGCATCCTGCAACGACCGGAAGTTCTGCAGGCGCTCAATCCTGCATGGGCGGTGCAATTTTTTGTGGTGCATCCGGGGATTGGCGTGGCCATTCTGGGCGCCGTGGTGTTGGCATTGACCGGTGCTGAAGCACTGTATGCCGACATGGGCCACTTTGGCCGCAAGCCCATTGCTCGCGCCTGGTTCATTCTCGTGTTGCCCGGCTTGGTGCTCAATTATTTTGGCCAAGGCGCCCTGATCCTGGGTAACCCGGAGACCGTGCGCAACCCGTTCTATTTACTGGCGCCTGAATGGGCACTTTTACCGATGGTCGCGCTCTCCACACTAGCCACCATCATCGCCTCTCAAGCCGTGATCTCCGGAGCTTTTTCCCTGACTCGCCAAGCCATCCAGTTGGGTTACGTCCCACGCATGTTTATCCAGCATACCTCCAGCCAGGAACAGGGACAGATCTATATCGGTACGGTTAACTGGGCGTTGATGGTGGGTGTCGTGCTGTTGGTGATTGGTTTCGAGTCGTCCAGTGCCCTGGCCGCAGCTTATGGCGTCGCTGTGACGGGGACCATGTTGATCACGACAGTCTTGTCCTCGGCAGTCGTCCTGCTCCTGTGGAAAACGCCGCGCTGGCTGGCGGTCCCAATGCTGCTCGGATTCTTGCTGGTAGACGGTCTGTATTTCGCGGCCAATGCACCCAAAATTTTTCAGGGTGGGGCGTTCCCGGTGATTGCCGGCATCAGCCTGTTCATTTTGATGACGACCTGGAAGCGGGGCAGAAAGATTATTGTTGAGCGGCTGGATGAAACCGCACTTCCTCTACCGCTATTCATCGGCAGCATCCGGACGCAGCCTCCCCATAGGGTGCAAGGTACGGCAGTGTTTCTTACGGCCAGGACAGATGCTGTTCCTCATGCACTGCTGCACAACCTGCTGCATAACCAGGTTTTGCATGAGCAAGTGGTATTGCTCACGGTGGTGTCTGAAGACAGCCCTCGTGTGAGTGCTGACCGACGGTTTGAGATTGAAGCCTATGGAGAAGGGTTCTTCCGGGTCAGTCTGCACTTTGGCTTTATCGAGGAGCCCGATGTCCCCTTGGCCTTGAGTCTCTGTCACTTGGCTGAACTGGACTTCAGTCCGATGCGTACCACCTATTTCCTCAGCCGGGAGACGGTGATCCCGACCAAGCGCATCGGAATGGCCCGTTGGCGAGAAACCCTGTTCGCATTTTTGCTGAAGAACGCCAATAGCAACCTGAAGTACTTCAAGTTGCCGTTGAACCGGGTGATAGAACTGGGCACACAGGTCGAGATGTAG
- a CDS encoding HD-GYP domain-containing protein yields MLKHIGVTDLCVGMYVQELSGSCVERPFWSKGFLIQNEEVLEKVIASDIDGAWIDLSKGVDVQASAPAETTVQAQQSPRLPTRSCTEVPGPRPRVAMSEELLRAVNLCSSSKAAVMEMFGDLRMGRIVQLDRVTDMVGEISDSLLRHPDALLSLVRLKTADEYTYMHSVAVCGLMIGLARQLDLPPLLVQEAGLAGLLHDVGKMVIPTAILAKPLPLNDTEHMTMRTHPEAGARMLADSRYFTSRVQDVCLHHHEKVDGSGYPHKLCGTQISLFARMAAVCDVYDAVTSDRPYRDRWGPAESIRKMAGWSGHFDQKVFHAFVKCIGIYPVGALVRLQSGRLAVVMEQHADYLLTPRVKVFYSASSRVPLPPECIDLACGQDSIVSIESEKTWGFKSLEALWVATGQGSESRFG; encoded by the coding sequence GTGTTGAAACATATCGGTGTGACCGATCTTTGCGTAGGAATGTATGTCCAGGAGCTGTCCGGTTCCTGTGTAGAGCGTCCGTTCTGGAGCAAAGGCTTCCTGATTCAGAATGAGGAGGTGCTGGAGAAAGTCATTGCCTCGGACATTGATGGTGCATGGATCGACCTGTCCAAGGGGGTGGACGTACAAGCCTCTGCGCCTGCTGAAACCACTGTGCAGGCTCAGCAGTCCCCTCGCTTGCCGACCCGATCGTGCACCGAAGTACCCGGACCTCGTCCGAGGGTGGCAATGAGCGAAGAGTTGTTGAGGGCGGTCAACCTTTGCTCCAGTTCCAAGGCGGCTGTCATGGAGATGTTCGGCGACTTGCGCATGGGACGGATCGTTCAACTGGATCGAGTCACGGACATGGTGGGTGAAATCTCCGACTCGCTGTTACGTCATCCTGATGCACTGCTCAGCCTGGTGCGCCTCAAGACCGCCGATGAATATACCTACATGCATTCGGTAGCCGTCTGTGGGTTGATGATTGGTTTGGCACGTCAGTTGGATTTACCGCCGCTGCTGGTACAAGAAGCCGGGCTGGCGGGCTTGCTGCACGACGTGGGCAAGATGGTGATACCCACGGCCATCCTGGCGAAACCATTGCCCTTGAATGACACCGAACACATGACGATGCGCACGCACCCTGAAGCGGGTGCCAGGATGCTGGCGGATAGCAGGTATTTCACTTCCCGGGTGCAGGACGTTTGTCTGCATCACCATGAGAAGGTCGACGGCAGTGGCTATCCCCATAAGTTATGTGGCACCCAGATCAGTCTATTCGCGCGCATGGCCGCTGTCTGTGATGTGTATGACGCCGTGACGTCTGACCGTCCCTATCGGGATCGCTGGGGTCCCGCCGAATCGATTCGAAAAATGGCGGGATGGAGCGGGCATTTCGATCAGAAAGTGTTTCACGCCTTCGTCAAATGCATTGGTATCTATCCGGTTGGTGCTTTGGTTCGCCTTCAAAGTGGCAGGTTGGCGGTGGTAATGGAGCAACACGCCGATTATTTGCTCACGCCCAGGGTGAAGGTTTTCTACTCGGCGTCGAGTCGTGTGCCGCTGCCTCCCGAATGTATTGATCTGGCCTGTGGGCAGGACAGCATCGTCAGCATTGAGTCGGAGAAGACCTGGGGCTTCAAGAGTCTTGAAGCGCTCTGGGTGGCCACGGGGCAGGGCAGCGAGTCGCGATTTGGCTGA